A single Drosophila ananassae strain 14024-0371.13 chromosome 3L, ASM1763931v2, whole genome shotgun sequence DNA region contains:
- the LOC6502533 gene encoding uncharacterized protein LOC6502533, which yields MAAAGSYLFFLWLLSILLVAAKDQPFVFQNGNMKFIVESLKTSCDHDYVEYFEKVPNSEMLYTFRVVKLASAFTIDVVAKVMKTQRIMYKLVNISGCEFLGNPILYKVFDTAYKKLVVNGSFFKCPIKPNVYFLKNDEALSLFPSFHPPGRFQLSMRVKMRESRGPFVMEMLWKYKIVRL from the exons ATGGCTGCTGCTGGaagttatttgttttttttgtggctgctGTCGATCCTCCTAGTGGCAGCAAAAGATCAG CCCTTTGTCTTTCAGAACGGAAATATGAAGTTCATCGTGGAGTCTCTGAAGACGAGTTGTGATCACGACTATGTGGAGTATTTCGAGAAGGTGCCCAACTCCGAAATGCTCTACACCTTTCGAGTGGTCAAGTTAGCCTCAGCATTCACCATTGATGTAGTGGCGAAGGTTATGAAAACCCAGAGAATAATGTACAAATTGGTGAACATCAGTGGCTGTGAGTTTCTGGGCAATCCCATTCTGTACAAGGTATTCGATACGGCCTACAAGAAGCTGGTGGTCAATGGCAGTTTCTTCAAGTGCCCCATCAAGCCGAATGTATACTTTTTGAAGAACGACGAAGCATTATCACTATTTCCCAGTTTTCATCCACCTGGCCGCTTTCAGCTCTCCATGCGAGTGAAAATGAGGGAAAGTCGAGGCCCCTTCGTCATGGAAATGCTATGGAAGTACAAAATT
- the LOC26515011 gene encoding uncharacterized protein LOC26515011 → MISIKSGLVRLWALLWLIVVVAPNKTEDHPPVSKRGGSKFILETIQTSCDHNFVEYFHKVPKTASLYTFRVVKLAPSFTIDIATRVQKTKRILYKVDNLDGCGFLKNPLLSRIFGPVYKRLVVNGSFFGCPIKPKVYFLKNEGTEAMLPAFQPPGRYQITMRVRMKESPDPFVMEMLWVYNVVRIK, encoded by the exons ATGATTTCCATTAAAAGTGGTTTGGTTCGGTTGTGGGCTCTTCTATGGCTAATTGTGGTAGTGGCCCCCAATAAAACAGAGGAT CACCCACCTGTCTCTAAGAGAGGCGGGTCGAAGTTCATCCTGGAAACCATACAGACCAGCTGTGACCACAACTTTGTGGAATATTTCCACAAAGTCCCGAAAACCGCCTCTTTATATACTTTTCGCGTTGTCAAGCTGGCACCTTCCTTCACCATCGACATTGCCACAAGAGTGCAGAAAACCAAGCGGATCCTGTACAAAGTCGACAACCTAGATGGCTGTGGGTTTTTGAAAAACCCACTTTTATCTCGAATTTTTGGCCCAGTTTACAAGAGACTGGTTGTCAATGGCAGTTTCTTTGGATGTCCCATAAAACCAAAGGTATACTTTCTGAAAAACGAAGGAACGGAGGCCATGTTGCCGGCTTTTCAACCGCCTGGAAGATACCAGATCACTATGCGGGTCAGAATGAAGGAAAGTCCAGATCCATTCGTGATGGAAATGCTTTGGGTTTATAATGTGGTTAGAATTAAATGA
- the LOC6502532 gene encoding uncharacterized protein LOC6502532 — MVTGPEIIYTKDCVSYLGYAPGQSQVIMINVTRLVKTVFMDNCVENEDTNRVSYRVQNFSVCNFLNNRLISKLFSNFYEEFVGNTTDMKCPIRPGIYYLKNSITNNSVPSFHPSGNYRFLVNIKTEKEGPYSAKFLWRYRVTRT; from the coding sequence ATGGTTACAGGACCTGAAATCATATATACTAAGGACTGTGTGTCGTATCTTGGCTATGCTCCTGGACAGTCTCAGGTTATAATGATTAATGTAACCCGATTGGTAAAGACTGTCTTCATGGACAACTGCGTCGAAAACGAAGACACCAATCGGGTGTCCTACAGAGTTCAAAACTTCTCAGTCTGCAACTTCCTGAACAACCGCCTGATTTCAAAGCTCTTCTCCAATTTCTACGAAGAATTTGTGGGTAATACCACTGACATGAAGTGTCCTATTCGCCCCGGGATTTATTATTTGAAGAATAGTATAACTAACAACTCGGTGCCTTCATTTCATCCATCTGGAAATTACAGATTTCTGGTCAATATCAAAACTGAGAAAGAAGGACCTTATTCTGCGAAATTTTTATGGCGATACCGGGTAACACGAACATAA
- the LOC6494982 gene encoding peroxiredoxin-6, with the protein MRLGQTVPNFKADTTKGPINFHEWQGKSWVVLFSHPADFTPVCTTELGRIAVHQPEFAKRNTKCLAHSVDALNSHVDWVNDIKSYCLDIPGEFPYPIIADPTRDLAVSLGMLDEEQKRDPEVGKTIRALFIISPDHKVRLSMFYPMSTGRNVDEILRVIDSLQLTDRLKVVATPANWTPGTKVMILPTVSDEEAQKLFPKGFDKVSMPSGVNYVRTTENY; encoded by the exons ATGCGTTTGGGACAGACTGTACCTAACTTCAAGGCCGACACCACCAAGGGCCCCATCAACTTCCACGAGTGGCAGGGCAAATC GTGGGTGGTGCTCTTCTCCCACCCCGCTGACTTCACGCCCGTGTGCACCACCGAGCTGGGCCGGATCGCGGTCCACCAGCCGGAGTTCGCCAAGCGGAACACCAAGTGCCTGGCCCACTCCGTCGACGCCCTCAACTCGCACGTCGACTGGGTGAACGACATCAAGAGCTACTGCCTGGACATTCCCGGCGAGTTCCCCTACCCGATCATCGCCGACCCCACCCGGGACCTGGCCGTCAGCCTGGGCATGCTCGACGAGGAGCAGAAGCGGGACCCCGAGGTGGGCAAGACCATCCGGGCGCTGTTCATCATCAGTCCGGACCACAAGGTGCGCCTCTCCATGTTCTACCCCATGTCCACTGGCCGCAATGTCGA TGAGATCTTGAGGGTCATCGACTCCCTCCAGCTGACTGATCGCCTCAAGGTGGTGGCCACCCCCGCCAACTGGACT CCTGGCACCAAGGTCATGATCCTTCCCACGGTCTCCGACGAGGAGGCCCAGAAGCTGTTCCCCAAGGGCTTCGACAAGGTCTCCATGCCCTCGGGCGTCAACTACGTCCGCACCACCGAGAACTATTAG
- the LOC6494981 gene encoding peroxisomal membrane protein 11C, which yields MGSSSQFLKDFTSLLESYGGRDTLLEALCYGAKLVAGFQANRNPELARRCDTASSKISGAIATLRLIDDLPQIQYTLDYGLGRDEPDRITAVLGVMSNAVDLLFYPIETVCWLAEHKIVDVKSRSAWAYLNSIFSVLSAYLSFVRTMRRLSLSREKLNRKDVVSITRLVLDCIHAVNTLPRGNLWGGRLSTLQVGAIGTLSAGLGIYQIVSSRKSRV from the coding sequence atgggTTCTTCATCCCAATTTTTGAAAGATTTCACTTCACTTCTTGAATCCTATGGTGGAAGAGACACCTTGTTGGAGGCGCTTTGTTACGGAGCCAAACTGGTGGCAGGCTTCCAGGCCAACCGGAATCCTGAGCTGGCTCGGAGATGCGACACCGCCAGCTCCAAGATCTCGGGAGCCATAGCCACCCTCCGCTTGATCGACGATCTCCCCCAGATCCAGTATACCCTGGACTATGGCCTGGGCAGAGACGAACCTGATCGAATCACGGCCGTTCTGGGAGTGATGTCCAACGCCGTGGACCTTCTGTTCTACCCCATCGAGACAGTCTGCTGGCTGGCGGAGCACAAGATCGTGGATGTGAAGAGCAGGAGCGCCTGGGCCTACCTCAACTCCATTTTCAGCGTCCTCTCCGCCTACCTTAGCTTCGTGAGGACCATGCGAAGACTCTCCCTAAGCCGGGAAAAACTAAACCGGAAGGATGTTGTTTCCATTACccgcctcgtcctcgattGCATCCACGCCGTGAACACCTTGCCCCGAGGGAACCTGTGGGGCGGAAGGCTATCCACCCTCCAGGTGGGAGCTATTGGAACCCTTTCCGCTGGCCTGGGTATCTACCAGATTGTATCCAGCAGGAAATCAAGAGTATAA
- the LOC6495641 gene encoding peroxiredoxin-6: MRLGQTVPNFKADTTKGPINFHEWQGKSWVVLFSHPADFTPVCTTELGRIAVHQPEFAKRNTKCLAHSVDALNSHVDWVNDIKSYCLDIPGEFPYPIIADPTRDLAVSLGMLDEEQKRDPEVGKTIRALFIISPDHKVRLSMFYPMSTGRNVDEILRVIDSLQLTDRLKVVATPANWTPGTKVMILPTVTDEEAKKLFPKGFDKVSMPSGVNYVRTTENY; this comes from the exons ATGCGTTTGGGACAGACTGTACCTAACTTCAAGGCCGACACCACCAAGGGCCCCATCAACTTCCACGAGTGGCAGGGCAAATC GTGGGTGGTGCTCTTCTCCCACCCCGCTGACTTCACGCCCGTGTGCACCACCGAGCTGGGCCGGATCGCGGTCCACCAGCCGGAGTTCGCCAAGCGGAACACCAAGTGCCTGGCCCACTCCGTCGACGCCCTCAACTCGCACGTCGACTGGGTGAACGACATCAAGAGCTACTGCCTGGACATTCCCGGCGAGTTCCCCTACCCGATCATCGCCGACCCCACCCGGGACCTGGCCGTCAGCCTGGGCATGCTCGACGAGGAGCAGAAGCGGGACCCCGAGGTGGGCAAGACCATCCGGGCGCTGTTCATCATCAGTCCGGACCACAAGGTGCGCCTCTCCATGTTCTACCCCATGTCCACTGGCCGCAATGTCGA TGAGATCTTGAGGGTCATCGACTCCCTCCAGCTGACTGATCGCCTCAAGGTGGTGGCCACCCCCGCCAACTGGACT CCCGGCACCAAGGTCATGATCCTTCCCACGGTCACCGACGAGGAGGCCAAGAAGCTGTTCCCCAAGGGCTTCGACAAGGTCTCCATGCCCTCGGGCGTCAACTACGTCCGTACAACTGAGAACTACTGA
- the LOC6494980 gene encoding peroxiredoxin-6, translating into MRLGQTVPNFKADTTKGPINFHEWQGNSWVVLFSHPADFTPVCTTELGRIAVHQPEFAKRNTKCLAHSVDALNSHVDWVNDIKSYCLDIPSEFPYPIIADPTRDLAVSLGMLDEEQKRDPEVGKTIRALFIISPDHKVRLSMFYPMSTGRNVDEILRVIDSLQLTDRLKVVATPANWTPGTKVMILPTVTDEEAKKLFPKGFDKVSMPSGVNYVRTTENY; encoded by the exons ATGCGTTTGGGACAGACTGTACCTAACTTCAAGGCCGACACCACCAAGGGCCCCATCAACTTCCACGAGTGGCAGGGCAACTC GTGGGTGGTGCTCTTCTCCCACCCCGCTGACTTCACGCCCGTGTGCACCACCGAGCTGGGCCGGATCGCGGTCCACCAGCCGGAGTTCGCCAAGCGGAACACCAAGTGCCTGGCCCACTCCGTCGACGCCCTCAACTCGCACGTCGACTGGGTGAACGACATCAAGAGCTACTGCCTGGACATTCCCAGCGAGTTCCCCTACCCGATCATCGCCGACCCCACCCGGGACCTGGCCGTCAGCCTGGGCATGCTCGACGAGGAGCAGAAGCGGGACCCCGAGGTGGGCAAGACCATCCGGGCGCTGTTCATCATCAGTCCGGACCACAAGGTGCGCCTCTCCATGTTCTACCCCATGTCCACTGGCCGCAATGTCGA TGAGATCTTGAGGGTCATCGACTCCCTCCAGCTGACTGATCGCCTCAAGGTGGTGGCCACCCCCGCCAACTGGACT CCCGGCACCAAGGTCATGATCCTTCCCACGGTCACCGACGAGGAGGCCAAGAAGCTGTTCCCCAAGGGCTTCGACAAGGTCTCCATGCCCTCGGGCGTCAACTACGTCCGTACAACTGAGAACTACTGA